The following coding sequences lie in one Coraliomargarita parva genomic window:
- a CDS encoding L,D-transpeptidase, giving the protein MDFIKESRRVKQSCEALSITPTERVWIVSIPDQAMALVENDQISTLYTVSTSKNPPSCRANSFGTPTGLHQAADKIGDGEPSGMVFKGRVPTGRVYHEYPEGEQAANLITTRIIRMRGLEDGHNAGPECDSYDRYVYMHGTNHENRLGQPFSGGCIELSNRDVIEVFERIQRGDLIFIVN; this is encoded by the coding sequence TTGGATTTTATAAAAGAGAGCCGGCGTGTAAAACAAAGCTGCGAGGCCTTGTCAATCACGCCCACAGAGCGGGTATGGATTGTGTCGATTCCGGACCAGGCCATGGCACTGGTCGAGAACGATCAAATATCCACGCTCTACACGGTTTCGACCTCTAAGAATCCCCCATCCTGCCGGGCCAACTCCTTCGGCACACCAACCGGACTGCATCAGGCTGCGGATAAAATCGGAGACGGGGAACCTTCCGGCATGGTATTCAAGGGCCGGGTGCCCACCGGACGCGTCTACCATGAATACCCTGAGGGCGAACAAGCCGCCAACTTGATTACCACCCGAATCATCAGAATGCGGGGACTGGAGGACGGGCATAATGCCGGACCGGAATGCGACAGTTACGACCGCTATGTCTACATGCACGGCACCAACCATGAAAATAGGCTCGGCCAGCCCTTTAGCGGTGGTTGCATCGAGCTCTCAAACCGGGATGTAATTGAAGTATTTGAGCGGATCCAACGCGGTGATTTGATTTTTATTGTAAATTGA
- a CDS encoding exopolysaccharide biosynthesis polyprenyl glycosylphosphotransferase: protein MIGNRSQGLRLLSHAFIVLYMLALFSIMMVIGVHWMNRLNYDLFNTPLYFFGVFVAGLLCYNSPSTGSGSDLSSFRWVNAIRRTNYQFLILAAVLFAIAFTTKDRGISRLFLGSFLALFWCSSVPLNRFIPEWIAGIAFRGSNSVRTIFLGSAKSAHQLESWARRQPFFGIEIIGLVTYEMATETNLKMPVIGEFMDLEDVIAGHRVDQVVLLETRNSDWWVDSVVETCGKAGCRILIFNPWEEYFDQELTPVYQGGHTFFTLQPEPLENPLNRVLKRALDILISLPVVLFILPMLCLLVKFFHLRQSKGPLFFLQGRSGQRGREFKIYKFRTMHDSGEDRTNEAKQATRGDSRIFPFGQVMRRTSIDEFPQFINVLKGQMSVIGPRPHLLKHDVAFSDFVDIYRTRHFVKPGITGLAQCRGFRGEVTDPKLIEERVRYDLEYIRGWSLWLDVWILLRTLVQIFRPPRTAY from the coding sequence ATGATCGGTAACCGAAGCCAGGGACTGCGACTTTTGAGCCATGCCTTTATTGTGCTCTATATGCTCGCTTTGTTTTCCATCATGATGGTGATCGGGGTGCACTGGATGAACCGTCTCAACTATGACTTGTTCAACACCCCCCTTTATTTCTTCGGGGTCTTTGTCGCCGGTCTGCTGTGTTACAACTCCCCGAGCACCGGTTCGGGCAGCGATTTGTCATCCTTCCGCTGGGTCAATGCCATTCGTCGGACCAACTACCAGTTCCTCATCCTGGCTGCCGTACTGTTCGCTATCGCATTCACTACGAAAGACCGAGGGATCAGCCGTTTGTTTCTCGGTTCCTTTCTAGCCCTTTTCTGGTGCAGTTCGGTGCCCTTGAACCGGTTTATACCCGAGTGGATCGCGGGCATTGCCTTCCGCGGCAGCAATTCGGTCCGTACCATTTTCCTGGGAAGCGCCAAATCGGCACACCAGTTGGAGTCATGGGCCCGGCGGCAACCGTTTTTCGGAATCGAGATAATCGGTCTTGTGACCTATGAAATGGCGACGGAGACCAACTTAAAGATGCCTGTGATCGGTGAGTTCATGGATCTCGAAGATGTGATTGCAGGTCACCGGGTGGATCAGGTGGTCTTGCTGGAAACCCGCAACTCAGACTGGTGGGTGGATTCCGTTGTTGAAACCTGCGGCAAGGCCGGTTGCCGGATTCTCATCTTCAATCCTTGGGAGGAATATTTCGACCAGGAACTGACGCCGGTCTATCAGGGTGGGCACACTTTCTTCACGCTGCAGCCGGAACCGCTCGAAAATCCATTGAACCGGGTCCTCAAACGAGCCTTGGATATCCTGATCTCGCTGCCGGTTGTGCTTTTCATTCTACCGATGCTCTGCCTTCTGGTGAAGTTCTTTCATTTGCGCCAGTCGAAAGGCCCGCTGTTCTTCCTGCAGGGGCGCTCCGGGCAGCGTGGGCGTGAATTTAAGATCTACAAATTCCGAACCATGCACGACAGCGGTGAGGACCGTACCAACGAGGCAAAGCAGGCGACCCGGGGCGACAGCCGTATTTTTCCCTTTGGCCAGGTCATGCGACGCACCAGTATTGATGAATTTCCCCAATTCATCAATGTTCTGAAAGGGCAAATGAGTGTGATCGGACCTCGACCGCACCTGCTCAAGCATGATGTGGCATTCAGCGATTTCGTCGATATTTACCGGACACGCCATTTTGTGAAACCCGGTATTACCGGACTGGCCCAGTGCCGGGGCTTCCGCGGCGAAGTGACCGACCCCAAACTGATCGAGGAGCGGGTCCGCTACGATCTGGAATACATCCGCGGCTGGTCCTTATGGCTGGATGTCTGGATACTGCTCCGTACCCTTGTTCAGATATTCCGGCCGCCAAGGACGGCTTACTAG
- a CDS encoding aspartate-semialdehyde dehydrogenase, translating to MAYKVGILGATGAVGQEIIRLLHERAFPMAELRLLASARSAGKTQSYGDKTWTIQEATPDSFAGLDVCIFSAGGSQSTLFAKEAVKRGCIVVDNSSAFRMDESVPLIVPEINPDAIDAHKGIIANPNCSTAITLMGLYPLHKEFGLKSFIASTYQAVSGSGAGGIAELDDQIRAWVHGGPIDKSVYPHQIAFNLIPHVDAFLEDGYTKEEMKMLNEGRKIMGLEDLKVTCTCVRVPVFRAHSISISASFEKPVSIEAARKAITAFEGAELVDEPEALKYPMPLEYSEVVPCGVGRIRKDTVFDNGLAFWVTGDQLWKGAALNAVQIAELLHKKQLMS from the coding sequence ATGGCATACAAAGTTGGCATCCTCGGCGCGACCGGCGCAGTCGGTCAAGAAATCATTCGTCTCCTCCACGAGCGTGCGTTCCCCATGGCGGAACTTCGCTTGCTGGCTTCTGCTCGCTCTGCGGGTAAGACCCAGTCCTACGGAGACAAGACCTGGACGATCCAGGAAGCCACCCCGGACAGTTTTGCCGGCTTGGATGTCTGCATTTTCAGCGCCGGCGGCTCGCAGTCCACGCTCTTTGCGAAAGAAGCGGTGAAGCGCGGCTGTATCGTGGTCGACAACAGTTCCGCCTTCCGTATGGATGAATCGGTTCCTTTGATCGTCCCGGAGATCAACCCCGACGCAATCGACGCACACAAGGGCATCATCGCGAATCCGAACTGCTCGACGGCGATTACACTGATGGGGCTCTATCCGCTGCACAAGGAATTCGGGCTCAAGTCCTTCATCGCGTCCACTTACCAAGCGGTCTCCGGCAGTGGAGCCGGCGGAATCGCCGAACTGGACGACCAAATCCGAGCTTGGGTGCACGGCGGCCCCATTGACAAGTCGGTCTACCCCCACCAAATCGCCTTCAACCTGATTCCGCATGTCGATGCCTTCCTGGAGGACGGCTATACCAAGGAAGAAATGAAAATGCTGAATGAAGGACGTAAAATCATGGGACTCGAGGACCTCAAAGTGACTTGCACTTGCGTGCGTGTCCCCGTCTTCCGCGCGCACTCGATCTCGATCAGCGCTTCCTTCGAAAAGCCGGTTTCCATTGAAGCGGCCCGAAAGGCGATTACGGCCTTTGAGGGCGCCGAACTGGTGGACGAACCGGAGGCCCTGAAGTACCCCATGCCGCTCGAATATTCGGAGGTGGTTCCATGTGGCGTTGGCCGGATCCGAAAAGATACCGTCTTCGATAATGGTCTCGCATTTTGGGTGACCGGCGACCAGCTGTGGAAGGGGGCCGCTTTAAATGCCGTCCAGATCGCGGAGCTGCTTCACAAGAAACAACTGATGAGCTAA